Proteins from a genomic interval of Streptomyces fodineus:
- a CDS encoding helix-turn-helix transcriptional regulator has translation MAALHEQDPEQLWSPLAVEILRVCGAEFLVFVSRDWVGCEDAVHVWLPDGTVRSQVGEHAQQLIRHCKPLTGYYATSNDRTPVTASQVVGEAEWRDSVMAQRKREALASDHILGVPLPDASEPFRGCLVHRTGSGFTDEHLAFARRIQPLLAGVDRQAALLRNYRASTAKAPSGQAGPDPAEGAAESGLTPRETDVLALLADALTATAISRRLGISVRTVQKHTENIYRKLGTSDRVTTVLHAQARRIIPVREVAARPTPGRSGGIHSTCR, from the coding sequence GTGGCCGCGCTTCACGAGCAGGACCCGGAGCAATTGTGGTCACCACTCGCAGTCGAGATACTCCGTGTTTGCGGTGCGGAGTTCCTCGTCTTCGTGTCCCGCGACTGGGTCGGTTGTGAAGATGCGGTGCACGTCTGGCTACCGGACGGAACGGTCCGCAGCCAAGTCGGGGAACACGCACAGCAATTAATTCGTCACTGTAAGCCGCTGACGGGCTACTACGCGACGTCCAACGACCGGACGCCAGTAACCGCTTCCCAAGTCGTCGGCGAAGCGGAATGGCGTGACAGCGTTATGGCGCAGCGCAAGCGAGAGGCCCTGGCGTCGGATCACATTCTGGGCGTTCCGCTGCCCGACGCCTCCGAACCCTTCCGGGGGTGCCTGGTCCATCGGACCGGCAGCGGCTTCACCGACGAGCACCTGGCCTTCGCCCGGCGCATACAGCCGCTGCTCGCCGGTGTCGACCGACAGGCCGCCCTGCTGCGCAACTACCGCGCCTCCACGGCGAAGGCGCCCAGCGGTCAGGCCGGCCCCGATCCGGCGGAAGGGGCCGCCGAGAGCGGATTGACGCCCCGTGAGACCGATGTGCTGGCCTTGCTTGCCGACGCGCTCACCGCCACCGCTATCAGCCGCCGCCTCGGCATCTCCGTGCGTACCGTGCAGAAGCACACCGAGAACATCTATCGAAAGCTGGGAACCAGCGATCGTGTCACCACCGTGCTGCACGCCCAGGCGCGCAGGATCATCCCGGTGCGGGAGGTGGCAGCAAGGCCAACGCCCGGCCGCAGTGGTGGAATTCACTCCACTTGCCGTTGA
- a CDS encoding helix-turn-helix domain-containing protein: protein MEKQYATDTSAPSTLDDHVHATKADIAARLRYIRRHHPEGPFSLAKLADLAGVSKRTLAAVESDEGANLTIETLVKLAHSLGIHRCAYFLDDQVFQQVNKELEFIRELQKSRAQGLALRSSHATPVATSTDQVARLLTGIIDAAAQARDSLRGAPPTSGEERHASGPLPPTNT from the coding sequence ATGGAGAAGCAGTACGCAACCGATACGTCCGCGCCGTCGACCTTGGATGACCATGTCCACGCGACGAAGGCCGACATCGCCGCGCGACTTCGCTACATCCGTCGGCACCACCCCGAGGGACCGTTCAGCCTGGCCAAACTCGCGGATCTTGCCGGGGTCTCCAAACGCACCTTGGCGGCCGTCGAGTCCGACGAAGGCGCCAACCTCACCATCGAGACCCTGGTGAAGCTGGCTCACAGCCTCGGCATTCACCGCTGTGCGTACTTCCTCGACGACCAGGTCTTTCAGCAGGTCAACAAAGAGCTGGAGTTCATCAGGGAGTTGCAGAAGAGCAGAGCCCAGGGTCTTGCCTTGCGCTCGTCGCACGCGACGCCTGTCGCCACGTCCACCGACCAGGTCGCGAGGCTCCTCACAGGGATCATCGACGCTGCGGCCCAAGCCCGTGATTCGCTGCGTGGCGCACCGCCGACCAGCGGTGAGGAACGGCACGCATCCGGTCCTCTACCTCCCACCAACACGTGA
- a CDS encoding MAB_1171c family putative transporter, translating to MNLRSLQELGSDSELLGALALWLVIFLRLPSARRSHQQKMLLLSVSGLAGSITVYLDPVTAVLNHTFTFAQSCGLFMNAWGVLSSALILDFVLAAMSRRRPWLIYGPMIVTIAGLILLNYTIDPHAGCVTSEVVPWYSPFWWLLVTAHLVGTIPCAVLLARCGHQVHDDRPLRAGLLLLAAGFTSSSVFWCVVLAFLLTRLAWLGALFPGNVGLTAWLMTAGVGLPLALTAYRTACDARTMWRLHPLWRDLVDAVPHVALDTPRNRIRVVLGSPHSIHLRLYRQVIEIRDALLVLQDYVTPETMERARRHITSHPLPDGQSEPAFTACWLHAAVQAKAAAATPRPNPLVTANHDCLRGEIDFLLAVLRARRLPAIRSFAPPPTASDPATPAPQSSHIPATLPTPTNRRNS from the coding sequence ATGAACCTACGAAGCCTCCAGGAACTGGGGTCCGACTCGGAACTCCTGGGTGCACTGGCGCTATGGTTGGTGATCTTCCTCCGGCTGCCCTCAGCCCGCCGCTCTCACCAGCAGAAGATGCTACTGCTCTCCGTGAGCGGCCTCGCGGGGTCGATCACTGTCTATCTCGATCCGGTCACGGCAGTCCTGAACCACACCTTCACCTTCGCCCAAAGCTGCGGCCTGTTCATGAACGCGTGGGGCGTCCTCAGCTCGGCCCTCATCCTCGACTTCGTCCTCGCGGCTATGTCGCGGCGTCGTCCCTGGCTGATCTACGGTCCAATGATCGTAACCATCGCCGGACTGATCCTGCTGAACTACACAATCGACCCGCATGCCGGTTGTGTCACTTCCGAGGTCGTTCCCTGGTACAGCCCGTTCTGGTGGCTGCTGGTCACCGCCCACCTCGTCGGCACGATCCCCTGCGCCGTGCTGCTTGCGCGCTGCGGCCACCAGGTCCATGACGACCGGCCGTTGCGCGCCGGACTTCTCCTGCTCGCCGCCGGCTTCACCTCGTCCAGCGTGTTCTGGTGCGTCGTACTGGCCTTCCTCCTCACCCGCCTTGCCTGGCTGGGCGCGCTGTTCCCCGGCAACGTCGGCCTCACCGCCTGGCTGATGACCGCCGGAGTCGGCCTGCCACTCGCTCTCACCGCCTACCGCACAGCCTGCGATGCGAGGACCATGTGGCGCCTGCATCCGCTGTGGCGCGATCTCGTGGACGCCGTCCCTCACGTCGCCCTGGACACACCCCGCAACCGGATCCGCGTAGTGCTCGGCAGCCCGCACTCGATCCACCTCCGGCTGTACCGCCAGGTCATCGAGATCCGTGACGCCCTGCTCGTCCTGCAGGACTACGTGACGCCCGAGACGATGGAGCGCGCCCGCCGCCACATCACCTCGCATCCCCTGCCCGACGGACAGAGCGAGCCGGCGTTCACCGCATGCTGGCTACACGCCGCCGTCCAGGCCAAGGCAGCCGCGGCCACACCCCGGCCAAACCCGCTCGTCACCGCAAACCACGACTGTCTCCGTGGCGAGATCGACTTCCTGCTCGCCGTCCTGCGAGCCCGCAGACTCCCCGCCATACGGTCCTTCGCCCCGCCACCCACCGCGTCCGATCCCGCCACGCCCGCACCGCAGTCTTCCCATATCCCGGCCACCCTGCCCACCCCCACGAACAGGCGAAACTCATGA
- a CDS encoding class I SAM-dependent methyltransferase, with product MTQQPAPTSSYSTGMLSNGAAHEGDRLKSIQRSVDSFTTNILDGLPMQRSWNCLELGAGAGSIAYWLAARCPGGRVVAVDLDTRHLDAGRATNLEIQEADVTHKDYAPGTFDLIHARYLFCHLPDRDEMITRAAGWLSPGGWLIVEEPYDLPAAHSPFPLVQRILTAYQHTYREHGADMTWARGLPALLARNALTEVAYAGNLGCMGGLEKDRWRPLIHRAAPTLLASGLITETDLTAFDELLKDPAFIDIPQMTISAWGRRPSDTPIPATPQDNVVHSA from the coding sequence ATGACCCAGCAGCCCGCGCCGACCAGTTCTTACAGCACCGGCATGCTGAGCAACGGCGCCGCCCACGAAGGTGACCGCTTAAAGTCCATCCAGCGCAGCGTCGACTCGTTCACCACCAACATCCTCGACGGCCTTCCCATGCAGAGGTCCTGGAACTGCCTGGAACTGGGTGCAGGCGCCGGCTCCATCGCCTACTGGCTCGCCGCACGCTGTCCGGGCGGGCGCGTGGTCGCCGTCGACCTCGACACCCGCCACCTCGACGCCGGCCGCGCCACCAATCTGGAGATCCAGGAAGCCGACGTCACGCATAAGGACTACGCGCCGGGCACCTTCGACCTCATCCACGCCCGCTACCTGTTCTGCCACCTCCCCGACCGAGACGAGATGATCACACGAGCCGCCGGCTGGCTCTCCCCCGGCGGCTGGCTCATCGTCGAAGAGCCCTACGACCTGCCGGCCGCCCACTCGCCCTTCCCCCTGGTCCAGCGCATCCTCACCGCCTACCAGCACACCTACCGAGAACACGGCGCCGACATGACGTGGGCCCGCGGCCTGCCCGCCCTCCTGGCCCGCAACGCACTGACCGAAGTGGCATACGCCGGGAACCTCGGTTGCATGGGCGGACTCGAAAAGGACCGCTGGCGCCCGCTCATCCACCGGGCGGCCCCCACTCTCCTGGCCAGCGGCCTCATCACCGAAACAGACCTCACCGCATTCGACGAACTGCTCAAGGACCCGGCATTCATCGACATCCCTCAAATGACCATCTCGGCATGGGGCCGCCGCCCATCGGACACCCCGATCCCGGCGACACCCCAAGACAACGTCGTTCACAGCGCATGA